The following are encoded in a window of Oncorhynchus mykiss isolate Arlee chromosome 11, USDA_OmykA_1.1, whole genome shotgun sequence genomic DNA:
- the bmi1a gene encoding polycomb complex protein BMI-1-A, which yields MTMHRTTRIKITELNPHLMCVLCGGYFIDATTIIECLHSFCKMCIVRYLETSKYCPICDVPVHKTKPLLNIRSDKTLQDIVYKLVPGLFKNEMKRRRDFYADHPSVDATTRSNEDRGEVADEDKRIITDDEIISLSIEFFDHNKAEQTGVAEDQLTKEQVNNKRYLQCPAAMTIMHLRKFLRSKMDIPCTYQVEVMYEDEPLKDYYTLMDIAYIYTWRRNGPLPLKYRVRPSCKKMKMSHLQQEGQNSTGRSAESDSASDKACSPAAVPSTSSSLPSPGTPVQSPHPHFPHISKPVNGASTSAPAPTRPFPFGKKPRKASLNGSSASSG from the exons ATGACGATGCATCGAACGACCAGAATTAAGATAACTGAGCTGAACCCCCACCTcatgtgtgtgctgtgtggtggATACTTCATCGATGCCACAACCATTATAGAATGTCTCCATTCAT TCTGCAAGATGTGCATTGTGCGTTATCTGGAGACCAGCAAGTATTGCCCCATCTGTGACGTGCCAGTACACAAAACCAAGCCTCTGCTCAATATAAG GTCTGACAAAACCCTACAAGACATTGTCTACAAGCTGGTCCCTGGTCTCTTCAAAA ATGagatgaagagaaggagagactttTACGCAGATCACCCTTCTGTAGATG CTACGACAAGGTCTAATGAGGATCGAGGGGAGGTGGCGGACGAGGACAAGAGGATCATCACAGACGATGAGATCATCAGCCTCTCCATTGAGTTCTTCGATCACAACAA GGCTGAACAGACCGGCGTGGCTGAGGACCAACTGACTAAAGAACAG GTGAACAATAAGAGGTATCTGCAGTGTCCAGCAGCCATGACCATCATGCACCTGAGGAAGTTCCTCCGCAGTAAGATGGACATCCCCTGTACCTATCAG GTTGAAGTGATGTATGAAGACGAGCCACTGAAAGATTACTACACATTAATGGACATAGCCTACATCTACACCTGGAGAAGG AATGGCCCTTTGCCGTTGAAGTACCGCGTCAGACCTAGCTGTAAGAAGATGAAGATGAGTCATCTGCAGCAGGAGGGCCAGAACAGCACTGGTCGGTCCGCTGAGAGCGACTCAGCCAGCGACAAAGCCTGCAGCCCTGCCGCtgtcccctccacctcctcctccttgcccAGCCCTGGCACCCCGGTGCAATCCCCACACCCACACTTCCCCCACATCTCCAAGCCCGTCAACGGAGCCTCCACCTCAGCCCCAGCCCCTACCAGACCCTTCCCCTTTGGAAAAAAACCACGGAAGGCCTCGCTGAATGGTTCTTCTGCATCCTCGGGATGA